In the Paenibacillus pabuli genome, one interval contains:
- a CDS encoding diguanylate cyclase domain-containing protein, producing MSYMLRTILTMTFAILSLLVTLTIGYIFSQKSAVAVETEIGHSLTSTASQTADKLDRFMWARSGELDLLGQMAGLEDRYEPADIQMLLNQLQNSFPSFSWVGFMDPKGKVLASTDGILRGEDLSERPVYQEGIKGKFIGDVHNAVLLAKLLPNPSGEPLQFVDISFPLKTKNGEVAGVLAAHLSWAWAKEVEKGVLEPLKYQEKDIEMFIVSKREHTVLLGPEEWVGKPLELSEMKAAEINKTSWTIEEWADGKEYVTGLAYSQGHLDYPGLGWTIVVRQLKSTAFASVSDMLWFNVWAGLAVTVLFALIGWLVSRRISSPITRLTKVADQLRAGDQVQIPENRGIKEIEVLSRSLRGMLTALTNKDSELVFMQNLAHYDQLTGLPNRTALEVYLEESLETESADHTLTFLYLDLDGFKSVNDTRGHQTGDVLLQKVAHRLIALSHDKGITVRLGGDEFLIVLRSIGDNPKEEARTYAEDIIQSLNKPFIIEYERIHIGCSIGGAEYPTNSSNPSEIIRMADEALYESKRSGKNRMTFYVDLNKDHGEQDTKNS from the coding sequence ATGTCTTACATGCTCAGAACGATACTAACCATGACCTTCGCCATATTATCCTTGCTGGTAACATTAACGATCGGTTATATTTTTAGTCAAAAATCAGCGGTTGCTGTTGAAACCGAGATCGGTCACTCTCTGACCAGTACGGCTTCCCAAACAGCTGACAAGTTGGACCGCTTCATGTGGGCGCGCTCTGGGGAACTGGACCTACTAGGCCAGATGGCTGGACTTGAAGACCGCTATGAACCTGCTGATATCCAGATGCTGCTGAATCAGCTACAGAATAGCTTTCCCTCATTCTCCTGGGTTGGATTCATGGATCCGAAGGGAAAAGTTTTGGCGTCAACGGATGGTATATTGCGCGGTGAAGATTTGTCTGAACGGCCTGTGTATCAGGAAGGAATTAAGGGTAAGTTTATTGGAGACGTACATAACGCGGTCCTTCTGGCCAAGCTGCTTCCGAACCCTTCAGGAGAACCGCTGCAATTTGTCGATATCAGCTTCCCCCTGAAGACTAAAAACGGGGAGGTTGCAGGCGTACTGGCTGCACATTTAAGCTGGGCGTGGGCAAAAGAGGTAGAAAAAGGCGTTTTGGAGCCTCTGAAGTATCAGGAGAAGGACATAGAAATGTTCATCGTGAGCAAAAGAGAGCACACGGTGCTGCTTGGTCCGGAGGAATGGGTTGGTAAACCACTGGAATTGTCCGAAATGAAGGCAGCGGAGATCAACAAGACAAGCTGGACCATAGAGGAGTGGGCGGACGGAAAGGAATATGTTACCGGACTCGCCTACAGTCAGGGGCATCTGGATTATCCGGGCCTTGGATGGACGATTGTCGTTCGTCAGCTCAAGTCAACGGCATTTGCGTCCGTATCCGACATGTTATGGTTTAATGTATGGGCGGGGCTTGCGGTTACCGTATTGTTCGCGCTCATTGGATGGCTGGTTTCTCGCCGAATCTCATCTCCAATTACACGATTAACGAAAGTGGCAGACCAACTTCGTGCAGGCGATCAGGTACAGATTCCGGAGAACAGGGGGATTAAGGAAATTGAAGTGTTGTCGCGCTCGCTCAGGGGAATGCTGACCGCGCTTACCAATAAAGACTCGGAACTCGTTTTCATGCAGAATTTGGCTCACTATGACCAACTGACAGGTTTGCCGAACCGGACAGCGCTCGAGGTTTATCTGGAGGAATCCCTTGAGACAGAGAGTGCAGATCATACACTGACGTTCCTCTATCTGGATCTGGATGGATTCAAAAGTGTGAATGATACCCGTGGACATCAAACCGGGGACGTCCTGCTCCAAAAAGTAGCTCATCGTTTGATCGCTCTCAGCCACGATAAGGGAATTACGGTTCGATTGGGCGGAGATGAATTTCTCATTGTACTCCGGTCCATCGGGGATAATCCGAAAGAAGAAGCACGCACATATGCAGAAGATATTATCCAAAGCCTGAATAAACCGTTTATCATTGAATATGAGCGGATCCACATTGGCTGCAGTATTGGTGGTGCCGAGTATCCGACAAACAGCAGCAATCCGAGCGAGATTATCCGTATGGCTGATGAAGCCTTGTATGAATCGAAGCGTTCGGGCAAGAATAGAATGACATTCTATGTGGATTTGAACAAGGATCATGGCGAACAGGATACCAAAAACAGCTAA
- a CDS encoding Na+/H+ antiporter subunit A has product MSLLHLAVIFPFAMGILLTMLNRFFRRIHMGWPVLIVPALLFGYFASLIPAVSQRNMVSGYVPWIPSLDIGFNLYLDGLSLLLTLLITGIGVLVVFYSIYYMDKKEDLNRFYLYLLMFMGAMLGVVLSDNMIVLYGFWELTSITSFLLIAFHYKRKASTSGAQKSFLITVFGGFAMLAGFMMMYLMTGTFSIRATITEWGQIQESALFLPALVLILIGAFTKSAQFPFHIWLPDAMEAPTPVSAYLHSATMVKAGLYVIARFTPIFGGQGTWFWLVTGVGLLTLCYGSFLAVKKNDLKAILAYSTISQLGLIMSLLGVGSAALYFGYGESSAVYTVAITAALLHLFNHATFKAALFMVVGIVDHETGTRDIRKLGGLASFMPITFTVALVGALAMAGIPPFNGFLSKELFFQAMVEVTHLQIFGLGSWSILLPVLAWLASVFTLIYALIIVFKTFLGNRRTELPPEKLHEAPVGMLIPPVILGVLVITFGLFPDLLAGSLIEPAMASVLPALLEGNEHFDVHFALWHGITPELIMTIGVIILGVTLYKLLPRWRNVYEHYPQGLTINNIYHVVLDNVQHYARKWTEAYMNGSVRNYLVYIFSFTVALLGYAFFRSGENITWNFKGHAPFSFYEAVLLIALIAAAVSIPFAKNRLSAVIMTGAVGYLVTLLFVLFRAPDLALTQMIVETVSVALFLLCFYHLPELQRGRSSRKYLSVNMVVAIAVGIVMTFVALAASGTASLESISNFFIQESYDLAGGKNVVNVLLVDFRGFDTILEIMVLGVASLSIYSMINLNLEAKDLGARLKFRKKEDNKDNDNQDDEADNTKKYGNQERSSSTWDTVPLQSNDVLLQTTTKVVVFIILTFALHLFFAGHHNPGGGFIGGLVTAAALVLIALAFSTDTVRKALPIDFRTLTAVGLAIALLTGAGSFLFGAPFLTQTFGYFELPLLGETELATAMLFDLGVYIAVLGVTMTIILQIGEDR; this is encoded by the coding sequence TTGAGCCTGCTTCATCTTGCTGTTATTTTCCCTTTTGCCATGGGGATTTTGCTTACGATGTTGAACCGCTTCTTCCGTAGAATACATATGGGATGGCCGGTTCTAATTGTTCCGGCGCTGTTGTTCGGTTATTTTGCAAGCCTCATACCTGCCGTGTCTCAGCGGAATATGGTATCCGGTTATGTGCCCTGGATTCCGTCACTGGACATTGGATTTAATCTATATCTGGATGGCTTAAGTCTGCTGTTGACACTACTCATTACCGGAATCGGGGTTCTGGTGGTGTTTTACTCCATTTATTACATGGACAAAAAAGAGGATTTGAACCGTTTCTACCTGTATTTGCTCATGTTTATGGGCGCCATGCTGGGTGTCGTACTGTCCGATAACATGATTGTATTGTACGGATTCTGGGAACTTACGAGTATCACCTCATTCCTGCTGATCGCCTTCCATTACAAACGCAAGGCCTCCACATCAGGAGCACAAAAGTCATTTTTGATTACCGTATTTGGCGGGTTCGCCATGCTGGCCGGATTCATGATGATGTACCTGATGACGGGGACGTTCAGCATCCGTGCAACCATTACGGAATGGGGACAGATTCAGGAGAGCGCACTGTTTTTGCCTGCACTTGTCCTGATTCTGATCGGCGCATTTACCAAATCTGCGCAGTTTCCATTCCATATCTGGCTGCCGGATGCAATGGAAGCTCCAACACCCGTCAGTGCATATCTGCATTCGGCCACAATGGTTAAGGCCGGACTGTACGTCATAGCCCGTTTCACCCCGATTTTTGGAGGACAGGGAACGTGGTTTTGGCTAGTTACAGGCGTAGGCCTCCTGACCTTATGTTACGGATCTTTCCTTGCTGTAAAAAAGAACGACCTCAAGGCGATTCTCGCATATTCCACGATCTCACAACTTGGATTAATCATGTCCCTGCTCGGTGTCGGCTCCGCCGCACTCTACTTTGGTTATGGAGAGTCCTCTGCCGTTTATACGGTTGCAATTACAGCTGCCCTGCTTCATCTCTTCAATCACGCGACCTTCAAGGCAGCACTATTTATGGTCGTTGGTATTGTCGATCATGAAACGGGAACACGCGATATTCGCAAGCTCGGAGGACTCGCTTCCTTTATGCCCATCACGTTCACTGTAGCGCTTGTTGGAGCTCTTGCCATGGCAGGCATACCGCCTTTCAACGGATTCCTGAGCAAGGAGCTGTTCTTCCAAGCCATGGTTGAAGTTACGCATCTCCAAATCTTCGGACTTGGTTCGTGGAGCATCCTATTGCCTGTACTCGCTTGGCTCGCCAGTGTGTTCACTTTAATCTATGCGCTGATCATCGTGTTCAAAACGTTCCTCGGTAACCGCCGCACGGAGCTTCCGCCTGAGAAGCTGCATGAGGCTCCGGTGGGTATGTTGATTCCTCCGGTTATCCTCGGTGTACTCGTCATAACATTCGGTCTCTTCCCGGATCTGCTGGCTGGATCGCTTATTGAGCCGGCGATGGCCTCCGTGCTTCCAGCCCTTTTGGAAGGCAATGAACATTTTGATGTGCATTTCGCTCTATGGCACGGAATTACACCGGAATTAATCATGACCATCGGTGTCATTATTCTTGGAGTCACATTGTATAAACTGTTACCGCGCTGGAGAAATGTGTATGAACATTACCCGCAGGGCCTGACCATTAACAATATCTATCATGTCGTTCTCGATAATGTGCAGCATTATGCCCGCAAATGGACAGAAGCGTACATGAACGGATCTGTCCGGAATTATCTGGTGTACATCTTCTCGTTCACCGTTGCGCTGCTTGGATATGCCTTTTTCCGTTCAGGGGAGAATATTACCTGGAATTTCAAGGGGCATGCTCCCTTCTCTTTCTATGAAGCGGTGCTGCTTATCGCATTGATTGCTGCGGCAGTCTCCATTCCTTTTGCGAAAAACAGACTCTCTGCAGTCATTATGACTGGCGCTGTCGGGTATCTGGTCACTCTGCTATTTGTATTGTTCCGTGCACCCGATCTGGCATTAACCCAAATGATTGTGGAGACCGTGTCGGTTGCGCTGTTCCTGCTGTGCTTCTACCATCTGCCTGAACTTCAACGTGGACGGTCCAGCCGCAAGTATCTCAGCGTCAACATGGTTGTCGCCATCGCCGTGGGCATTGTCATGACTTTCGTAGCTCTTGCCGCAAGCGGAACAGCTTCGCTTGAGAGCATCTCCAATTTCTTCATTCAGGAGAGCTATGATCTTGCAGGTGGTAAAAACGTCGTCAATGTGCTGCTCGTAGACTTCCGCGGGTTTGATACGATTCTGGAAATCATGGTGCTGGGGGTAGCCTCATTATCCATTTATTCCATGATCAATCTGAACCTTGAAGCCAAGGATCTCGGAGCACGATTGAAATTCCGCAAAAAAGAAGACAACAAAGATAATGATAATCAGGATGACGAAGCGGATAATACGAAAAAATATGGCAACCAGGAACGCAGTTCTTCCACCTGGGATACCGTCCCCTTACAGAGTAACGATGTGCTGCTGCAAACAACAACCAAAGTGGTTGTCTTTATCATCCTGACCTTTGCACTGCATTTGTTCTTCGCAGGACATCATAATCCAGGCGGCGGTTTCATTGGCGGATTAGTCACGGCCGCTGCTCTGGTTTTGATTGCTCTTGCCTTCAGTACGGATACGGTTCGCAAGGCGCTGCCGATTGATTTTCGTACGTTGACGGCTGTCGGGTTGGCCATTGCCCTGTTGACGGGCGCCGGTTCCTTTCTATTCGGCGCTCCCTTCCTCACCCAGACCTTCGGTTATTTCGAACTTCCTTTGCTGGGAGAGACCGAGCTTGCTACCGCTATGCTGTTCGATCTCGGCGTGTATATCGCTGTCCTTGGCGTCACCATGACCATCATTCTACAGATCGGGGAGGATCGCTGA